The Eremothecium gossypii ATCC 10895 chromosome IV, complete sequence genome contains a region encoding:
- the SAE3 gene encoding Sae3p (Syntenic homolog of Saccharomyces cerevisiae YHR079C-A (SAE3); 1-intron) — translation MSAAVQRIKAKEDKLKALKSQCEELDAKYNHLCSKFGIELTPQALNEQNIKKLKLYNELRDTGLRMVQVVADEKQCRLKDVFDEMGFEMND, via the exons ATGAGCGCAGCAGTACAAAGGATCAAAGCCAAGGAAGACAAGCTCAAGGCTCTGAAATCCCAGTGTGAGGAGCTTGATGCTAAATATAACCATCTGTGCTCCAAATTTGGGAT AGAGCTCACGCCGCAGGCGCTCAACGAGCAGAATATCAAGAAGCTGAAGCTCTACAATGAGCTCCGTGATACAGGGCTCCGGATGGTCCAAGTAGTGGCAGACGAAAAACAGTGCCGCCTTAAGGATGTATTCGACGAAATGGGGTTCGAAATGAATGATTAA
- a CDS encoding GRAM and VASt domain-containing protein (Syntenic homolog of Saccharomyces cerevisiae YDR326C (YSP2) and YHR080C): protein MAEQRKRSRSLRESARALFKKHTGEGRRKGRASSAKRRVATRNGERRTGPEAGDVEVAAGEGSDVESRVSGAESWLMSRPVVYANSTNSSLRLGWGGRDAASWHSGGHSNSSSLSMPIEMSARHSHVRSGAGGEPAGAGQSTRSDAGYKEDTEDKFSDITPFDQDGTGKHRYGNFFSGAEELGNGGILSSFLSAAQNAAQHLISKSPLSATKHGSPGSITSQTEHQKAPARPADSMEKHSSFLKHLDFMLSSTPAYQSLTKENMGALDDAHGKYIDTTTPLLQDGDEDLSPDLDNSRQKFEDSLSPQIIVDFHSHNNPENQVKDPTAGSKADPLVPRETTVSGFGDGDLTLDYFDNPGEEPLLTEQLPNRVLAISTERSHHNSQAQSAANGQSPMTRQRGLTLPTKGVYGKYGYEAHRFSPSPTRSLSGVNLRKNTEPRPVSRSQVICVEENENQPVRRASTLVLPSPPSRLKRSTSFTSGSKVSEYLKVHKNSLQSAISTPSSPYEKARQTESSPYELEDVEYASARKNFDFHSLFKDTEVSSSEKLLTDYSCAWSKDILLQGRLYISTEHICFYSNILGYVSVVVIPLKEVVQIEKKNTAGIFPNAIAIHTLQKKYVFASFISRDTTFDLITNVWNQIILGPNANKTTSNQDDKDSGPNLEYQLKNDSDIDQSSAEEDSSSDSDGYESSASDAALSAMDEESAYSVPSLGAAENTIDIPSLGPLEHAPTFPQYAQHSDERKIREEVFPSPLGKIVNILYGENTDYFHQILKAQKNYDISTISPLIETKVRSYEFCKPLSGPIGPSKAVCYITETIEHYDLDDYVQVVQISKTPDIPSGNSFYVKTVTILSWAPNNGTRISVYAGIEWTGKSWIKSAVEKGTFEGVTMSSKTMFETVNHLLKVSNNKSSLRLAVSNKSTTDIPNNLPTIGPSTHPPTKNTYTKQPGDVIVDDSISIAAPLGVVYKLLFGEDTSYLQKILEKQANHNISAIPSEFSDNVREYEYIKPLNNPVGPKQTRCLIQEKILHCDVNSHIVVEQITKTPDVPSGGAFEIHTRFYLSWGKDNSTNMLVVTNIVWNGRCWIKGAIEKGSLDGQRLSTKIVVEELKAIVSKHGTKERHTPRKKTRRSKKRKSSKAGVSSTPSQFVSVGFKKKIAGIFGSLYACSSQNKVIVLLSLLLLVSLSHMLSRGTRNVQLVKPGRVIIDGIEYSYSPSEGSLYCASNMNSGNTDRTVVTSAEYGLWDWVDNRNSASVNKATPQLRDSMEEMALNHRRQELEEAVRIAEYEIQELKRKIDLLF from the coding sequence ATGGCAGAGCAGCGGAAGCGGTCGCGGTCGCTCAGAGAGAGCGCGCGGGCACTTTTCAAGAAGCATACGGGGGAGGGGCGGCGGAAGGGGCGCGCGAGCAGTGCCAAAAGACGGGTAGCGACGCGGAATGGGGAGCGGCGGACGGGGCCGGAGGCGGGTGATGTCGAGGTGGCGGCGGGGGAGGGCTCGGATGTGGAGAGCCGGGTGTCAGGAGCAGAATCGTGGCTCATGTCGCGACCGGTGGTTTACGCGAACAGCACAAACTCGTCGCTCCGCCTGGGGTGGGGTGGCCGGGACGCCGCCAGCTGGCATAGCGGGGGGCACAGCAATTCGTCGTCGCTCAGCATGCCAATTGAGATGAGCGCGCGGCACTCGCATGTGCGGTctggcgcgggcggcgagCCCGCGGGGGCGGGCCAAAGCACGCGCTCGGATGCAGGATACAAGGAGGACACTGAGGATAAATTTTCGGATATCACACCCTTTGACCAGGATGGTACTGGGAAGCACCGGTACGGGAATTTTTTCTCTGGGGCTGAGGAATTGGGTAACGGTGGCATCTTGTCTTCGTTTCTATCTGCAGCGCAGAATGCGGCCCAACACCTCATTTCTAAGTCTCCCTTGAGCGCAACCAAGCACGGCAGTCCTGGATCTATCACATCTCAAACTGAGCATCAGAAGGCCCCCGCTAGGCCTGCGGATTCGATGGAAAAGCATTCTTCCTTTTTAAAACATTTGGACTTCATGCTATCCTCGACCCCAGCTTACCAGTCGCTCACCAAAGAAAACATGGGCGCACTGGACGACGCGCATGGGAAATATATCGATACGACTACTCCCCTTCTCCAGGATGGCGACGAGGACCTGTCACCTGACCTCGATAACAGCCGCCAGAAGTTTGAAGACAGCTTGTCACCCCAGATCATAGTTGATTTTCACAGCCATAATAACCCAGAAAACCAGGTAAAGGACCCGACTGCGGGATCTAAGGCCGATCCCCTCGTACCCCGCGAAACGACAGTATCTGGTTTCGGCGATGGCGATCTAACATTGGACTATTTCGACAATCCCGGCGAAGAGCCTTTGCTGACGGAGCAGTTACCGAACCGCGTGTTGGCTATATCCACCGAGCGCTCGCACCACAATTCTCAGGCGCAGAGTGCAGCAAATGGTCAAAGCCCCATGACTCGCCAAAGAGGGCTCACGTTACCTACGAAGGGCGTATATGGCAAATATGGCTACGAAGCCCACCGCTTTTCACCGTCCCCTACACGCAGCCTTAGTGGCGTCAATCTGCGCAAGAACACCGAGCCGCGGCCGGTCTCGCGTTCGCAGGTTATATGTGTAGAAGAAAACGAGAACCAGCCTGTTAGACGGGCATCCACGTTGGTACTGCCCTCCCCACCTTCCAGGCTCAAGAGAAGCACGTCTTTCACATCCGGAAGTAAGGTGTCAGAGTACCTGAAGGTGCACAAGAATTCCCTGCAGTCCGCAATTTCCACTCCAAGCAGCCCATACGAAAAGGCCCGACAGACAGAGAGCAGTCCATATGAATTGGAGGATGTCGAATACGCGAGCGCCAGAAAGAATTTTGATTTCCATTCACTGTTCAAGGACACGGAGGTTTCCTCCTCCGAAAAGTTACTAACCGACTACAGTTGTGCATGGTCCAAAGATATTCTTTTGCAAGGACGTCTTTATATATCTACCGAACACATCTGCTTCTACTCTAACATATTAGGCTATGTCAGCGTAGTGGTTATTCCACTAAAAGAAGTTGTACAGATAGAGAAGAAGAACACGGCAGGTATATTTCCTAATGCGATCGCAATACATACCTTGCAGAAGAAATATGTGTTTGCATCGTTCATATCTCGGGACACAACCTTTGACTTGATTACCAATGTGTGGAACCAGATTATCCTAGGCCCCAATGCGAATAAGACAACCTCTAACCAGGACGACAAGGATAGTGGGCCAAATCTTGAGTATCAATTGAAGAACGACTCTGACATAGACCAGAGCAGTGCGGAGGAGGACAGCTCTTCAGATAGTGACGGTTATGAATCCTCTGCAAGTgatgcagctctaagtgcCATGGATGAAGAGTCAGCCTATTCCGTGCCAAGTCTGGGAGCTGCAGAAAATACCATAGATATCCCATCCTTGGGTCCACTTGAGCATGCACCAACCTTTCCACAATATGCGCAGCACTCTGACGAGCGGAAGATTCGGGAGGAGGTTTTTCCCTCTCCTCTAGGGAAGATCGTGAATATTCTATATGGCGAAAATACCGATTATTTCCATCAAATATTAAAGGCGCAAAAAAACTATGATATATCGACAATCAGTCCTTTAATAGAAACCAAGGTCAGAAGTTACGAATTCTGCAAGCCTCTTTCGGGGCCGATTGGACCTAGTAAGGCAGTCTGTTATATCACAGAAACTATTGAGCACTACGACCTTGATGATTACGTTCAGGTTGTACAGATATCTAAAACGCCTGATATCCCGTCCGGAAATTCTTTCTACGTGAAAACGGTGACCATATTATCATGGGCACCCAATAATGGGACTAGAATCTCAGTGTATGCAGGTATAGAATGGACTGGGAAGAGTTGGATAAAGTCAGCTGTGGAAAAGGGTACTTTCGAAGGTGTTACAATGTCATCCAAAACGATGTTCGAAACGGTAAACCATCTCTTGAAGGTCTCTAATAATAAATCAAGCTTACGATTGGCAGTTTCCAACAAGTCAACAACTGATATTCCTAATAATCTACCAACTATCGGCCCTAGTACGCATCCTCCGACGAAGAACACCTATACGAAGCAACCAGGAGATGTTATTGTTGATGATTCGATTTCCATCGCAGCACCATTGGGTGTCGTGTACAAGCTGTTATTTGGTGAGGACACGTCCTACTTGCAAAAGATATTAGAAAAACAGGCTAATCATAATATTTCAGCTATACCGTCTGAATTCTCAGATAATGTGAGGGAATATGAATATATCAAGCCATTAAACAATCCTGTTGGTCCTAAGCAGACGCGATGCTTGATCCAGGAAAAAATCCTACATTGCGATGTGAACTCTCACATAGTAGTGGAGCAGATAACGAAGACGCCAGATGTACCCTCGGGAGGTGCGTTTGAAATACATACCAGATTCTACTTATCATGGGGGAAAGATAACTCCACTAATATGTTGGTGGTGACCAATATCGTTTGGAATGGAAGATGTTGGATCAAAGGTGCAATTGAAAAGGGCTCATTAGATGGCCAAAGGTTATCCACAAAGATTGTCGTCGAAGAGCTAAAGGCAATTGTGAGCAAACACGGCACCAAGGAAAGACATACACCTAGGAAAAAGACTCGCCGGTCTAAGAAAAGGAAGTCGTCCAAAGCTGGCGTCTCCAGCACTCCATCACAGTTTGTGTCTGTGGGCTTCAAAAAGAAGATCGCTGGTATTTTCGGCTCTCTCTACGCCTGCTCCAGCCAGAACAAGGTGATCGTGCTACTTTCACTTCTGTTGTTAGTATCACTATCGCACATGTTGAGTCGTGGCACCCGGAATGTTCAGCTTGTGAAACCCGGGAGGGTTATCATCGATGGGATTGAGTATAGTTACTCGCCTTCCGAAGGTTCGCTCTATTGCGCCTCAAACATGAATTCGGGTAATACCGACAGGACCGTTGTCACAAGCGCAGAGTATGGCCTATGGGATTGGGTTGATAACAGAAATTCAGCCTCTGTCAACAAGGCAACTCCGCAGCTCCGTGACAGCATGGAAGAAATGGCCCTGAACCACAGGCGCCAGGAGCTAGAGGAAGCTGTGAGGATAGCAGAATATGAGATACAAGAATTAAAACGAAAAATAGACTTGCTCTTTTAG
- the SKP1 gene encoding SCF ubiquitin ligase subunit SKP1 (Syntenic homolog of Saccharomyces cerevisiae YDR328C (SKP1)), translating to MSEQNQTVVLVSVEGERFTVERKIAERSLLLKNYLNDMHDNAFRDESDDEADAADDDDRIVMPVPNVRSSVLQKVIEWAEHHRDSNFPDEEDDDSRKSAPVDAWDREFLKVDQEMLYEIILAANYLNIKPLLDAGCKVVAEMIRNRSPEEIRRTFNIVNDFTPEEEAAIRRENEWAEDR from the coding sequence ATGTCGGAGCAGAACCAGACCGTGGTGCTAGTCAGCGTGGAGGGTGAGCGCTTCACCGTCGAGCGCAAGATCGCCGAACGCTCGTTGCTCCTCAAGAACTACCTCAACGATATGCACGACAACGCGTTCCGCGACGAGTCCGACGACGAGGCCGATGCcgccgacgacgacgatcGCATCGTCATGCCTGTGCCCAACGTGCGCTCCTCGGTGCTGCAGAAGGTCATCGAGTGGGCCGAGCACCACCGCGACTCCAACTTCCccgacgaggaggacgacgacTCGCGCAAGTCCGCGCCCGTTGACGCTTGGGACCGCGAGTTTCTCAAGGTCGACCAGGAGATGCTCTACGAGATCATTCTGGCCGCCAACTACCTCAACATCAAGCCGCTGCTGGATGCGGGCTGCAAGGTTGTGGCCGAGATGATCCGCAACCGCTCGCCGGAGGAGATCCGTCGCACTTTCAACATTGTGAACGACTTCACACCGGAAGAAGAGGCTGCCATCCGCCGTGAGAACGAGTGGGCCGAGGACCGCTAG
- the PEX3 gene encoding Pex3p (Syntenic homolog of Saccharomyces cerevisiae YDR329C (PEX3)) — MARTGLQRHRGKLLGTGAVLGGLVVAGVVAAVAAKRWVRRQQQRLSEQHYVREQIKRRFTQTQQDALYTMYELVPVLALVLGKELDVEELVETLKGKKLKRAGEDDEQGSGGHASAGEGSVSSTVARSKAELWQELKMRSAVKLLAVVYTTCMLLLLTRLQLNILARREYLETAIRVAKGEEATRRDAAGWLGAVWEYGAAALGALGPRPAVTAVEPVDQHEETRYVNEQAFLSLSWWLLNRGWLQFKPLIERQVEQQFGTLSPRDTLSMEQFSARLSNTIHAVNRELFDSDSRALLLRALLPDATEELHVLQQTLDEGSLRVIERDDSMLRELLQETCRCAESTASLIVLESLVNESFQFVMQQLETKVTKKLRKPATDAPEADGAADAPSQKFQVALYSVALKDCCQEMLKNGLVSMNNEYLQDLDAVPELDDLSASVYSNFGV, encoded by the coding sequence ATGGCGCGCACCGGATTGCAGAGACACAGAGGGAAGTTACTGGGCACGGGAGCGGTGCTGGGCGGGCTGGTTGTGGCGGGAGTGGTGGCCGCGGTGGCGGCGAAGCGATGggtgcggcggcagcagcagcggctcAGCGAGCAGCATTACGTGCGGGAGCAGATCAAGCGGCGGTTCACGCAGACGCAGCAGGACGCGCTATACACGATGTACGAGCTGGTGCCGGTGCTGGCGCTTGTGCTGGGGAAGGAGCTCGACGTGGAGGAACTGGTGGAGACGCTGAAGGGGAAAAAACTGAAGCGGGCAGGGGAGGACGATGAGCAGGGCTCTGGGGGGCACGCGAGCGCGGGCGAGGGCTCGGTGAGTTCGACGGTGGCGCGGAGCAAGGCGGAGCTGTGGCAGGAGCTGAAGATGCGCAGCGCGGTGAAGCTGCTGGCAGTGGTGTACACGACCTGCATGCTGCTGCTACTCACGCGGCTACAGCTGAACATcctggcgcggcgcgaGTACCTGGAGACTGCTATCAGGGTGGCCAAGGGCGAGGAGGCCACGCGGCGGGATGCGGCGGGATGGCTGGGGGCGGTGTGGGAGTacggcgcggccgcgctgggcgcgctggggccgcggccggcggtCACGGCGGTGGAGCCCGTCGACCAGCACGAGGAGACGCGGTACGTGAACGAGCAGGCGTTTCTGTCGCTGTCGTGGTGGCTGTTGAACCGCGGCTGGCTGCAGTTCAAGCCGCTGATCGAGCGGCAAGTGGAGCAGCAGTTCGGGACGCTGTCGCCGCGCGACACGCTGTCGATGGAGCAGTTCAGCGCACGGCTGTCGAACACGATCCACGCGGTCAACCGAGAGCTGTTCGACAGCGACTCGCGTGCGCttctgctgcgcgcgctaCTGCCGGACGCCACCGAGGAGCTGCACGTGCTGCAGCAAACGCTCGACGAGGGCTCACTGCGCGTGATCGAGCGCGATGACTCCatgctgcgcgagctgctgcaggagaCCTGCCGCTGCGCGGAGTCCACCGCGTCGCTCATCGTTCTTGAGAGCCTTGTCAACGAGAGCTTCCAGTTCGTCatgcagcagctcgagACGAAGGTGACTAAGAAGCTGCGCAAGCCCGCAACGGACGCGCCCGAGGCAGACGGCGCCGCGGATGCGCCGTCGCAGAAGTTCCAAGTCGCGCTCTACTCCGTGGCGCTCAAGGACTGCTGCCAGGAGATGCTCAAAAACGGACTTGTGTCCATGAACAACGAGTATCTGCAGGACCTCGACGCCGTGCCGGAGCTCGACGATCTCAGCGCGAGCGTGTACAGCAACTTCGGTGTCTAA
- the LRP1 gene encoding Lrp1p (Syntenic homolog of Saccharomyces cerevisiae YHR081W (LRP1)) — MEDAEKIKPYIARMQQELRALRPEVQRLAARPLDEQLAGLDARGRAALANRYGYALASLLFVHLKVLNVRDVERVMAELGRVKQYMERAKRLEGGPRAPAAPAAPERAAISRVHFQGTHTRFEDGRVTKRRTK, encoded by the coding sequence ATGGAGGACGCAGAGAAGATCAAGCCGTACATCGCCCGAatgcagcaggagctgcggGCGCTTCGGCCGGAGGTGCagcggctggcggcgcggccgctggacgagcagctggccgggctggacgcgcgcgggcgggcggcgctGGCGAACCGCTACGGATACGCGCTGGCGTCGCTGCTGTTCGTGCACCTCAAGGTGCTGAACGTGCGGGACGTGGAGCGAGTGATGGCGGAGCTGGGGCGCGTGAAGCAGTACATGGAACGGGCGAAGCGCCTGGAGGGCgggccgcgggcgccggcggcgcccgcggcgcccgAGCGCGCGGCGATCAGCCGGGTGCACTTCCAGGGCACGCACACGCGCTTCGAGGACGGGCGGGTGACCAAGCGGCGGACTAAGTAG
- the UBX5 gene encoding DNA protein crosslink repair co-factor UBX5 (Syntenic homolog of Saccharomyces cerevisiae YDR330W (UBX5)), with the protein MSSDKQLGVFQSICGVADAELARQFLDMAGGDVETAISLYFEHGGDTQAGARSGPASARPAAEYDDEKLAESLQQEAYQEEENMRPPDQARHEQLVDTQFFPGQYGGVGGMFQPLRGVQDMFEEERPTGIFNQRLPDDQDHSSDEGSDETPLRYEYAEETVMELDDEGNMREYVKVVRRPKSLTKEERMALLFRPPFDLMSKVDLEHAKLTAREKKKWILINIQAVDIFQCQMLNRDLWSHPNVKRLVKQNFIFLQYQHGSRSAQSYLQFYDLSNRDELPHIAILDPLTGERLRQWNRDVPPVHEFLASLEEFLRDFSLDPATVNPTVKEPTPELDPTTLTEEEQVNLAIRESLGRRPSSPPPASPAAPAMDPAVAAFAAIKPVSHTEPENRPGITTRIQIRTGDGKRIIRRFNAVEDTVRTIYEVIKSELDGFQSAPFILTTHTRENLIDRLDETINDAGLKNSSLLLESATDS; encoded by the coding sequence ATGAGTTCAGACAAGCAGCTCGGCGTATTCCAAAGCATCTGCGGTGTGGCCGAcgcggagctggcgcggcaGTTCCTGGATATGGCAGGTGGCGACGTGGAAACGGCAATCTCGCTGTACTTCGAGCACGGCGGCGACACGCAGGCTGGCGCACGCAGTGGGCCTGCAagcgcgcggccggccgCGGAGTACGACGACGAGAAGTTGGCGGAGTCTCTGCAGCAGGAGGCTTAccaggaggaggagaatATGCGGCCGCCGGACCAGGCGCGCCACGAACAGCTGGTGGACACACAGTTCTTCCCGGGGCAGTACGGTGGGGTGGGCGGGATGTTCCAGCCGCTGCGCGGGGTACAGGACATGTtcgaggaggagcggcCGACCGGGATCTTCAATCAGAGGTTGCCAGACGACCAGGACCACAGCAGCGATGAGGGTTCGGACGAGACGCCGCTGCGCTACGAGTACGCGGAGGAGACGGTGATGGAGCTGGACGACGAGGGCAACATGCGCGAGTATGTCAAAGTCGTGCGGCGGCCCAAGTCACTGACGAAGGAGGAGCGCATGGCGCTGCTGTTCCGGCCGCCGTTCGATCTTATGAGCAAGGTCGACCTGGAGCACGCCAAGCTCACGGCACGCGAGAAGAAGAAGTGGATCCTGATCAACATCCAGGCGGTGGACATCTTCCAGTGCCAGATGCTGAACCGCGACCTCTGGTCCCACCCCAATGTCAAGCGGCTGGTGAAGCAGAACTTCATCTTCCTGCAGTACCAGCACGGCTCTCGCTCCGCACAGAGTTACCTCCAGTTCTACGACCTCAGCAACCGGGACGAACTGCCCCACATTGCCATCCTCGACCCGCTCACCGGCGAGCGCCTAAGACAGTGGAACCGCGACGTCCCGCCCGTCCACGAGTTCCTGGCCTCGCTTGAGGAGTTCCTGCGCGACTTCTCGCTGGATCCGGCCACCGTCAACCCCACAGTCAAGGAGCCCACGCCCGAACTGGATCCCACCACGCTGAcagaggaggagcaggTCAACCTCGCCATCCGCGAGTCGCTTGGCCGCCGCCCGTCCTCGCCTCCTCCTGCGTCACCTGCCGCGCCTGCCATGGACCCTGCAGTTGCTGCCTTTGCCGCCATCAAGCCTGTGAGCCATACCGAGCCGGAAAACAGGCCGGGCATCACCACTCGCATCCAGATCCGTACCGGTGATGGCAAACGTATCATCCGCAGATTCAACGCTGTGGAGGATACCGTTCGAACGATCTACGAAGTCATCAAGTCTGAACTGGACGGATTCCAGTCGGCGCCCTTCATCCTCACCACCCACACCAGAGAAAACCTGATTGATAGGCTGGATGAGACAATCAACGATGCTGGCCTGAAGAACAGCTCGCTGCTATTAGAATCGGCCACCGATAGCTAG
- the GPI8 gene encoding GPI-anchor transamidase (Syntenic homolog of Saccharomyces cerevisiae YDR331W (GPI8)) — MRAIGVGIVACFFLIWANLTNAGSSHTNNWAVLVSTSRFWFNYRHMANVLSMYRTVRRLGIPDSQIILMLSDDVACNSRNLFPGAIFNNADRAIDLYGQSVEVDYRGYEVTVENFVRLLTDRWDDVQPKSKRLLTDENSNIFIYMTGHGGEDFLKFQDAEEISSYDLANAFAQMHEKKRYNEIFFMIDTCQANTMYSRFYSPNVLAVGSSELDESSYSHHSDVEIGVAVIDRFTYYTLEFMEQIQKNSTLTLQNLFDYYTFDKVHSHVGVRKDLYTKDPADVLITDFFGNIQNIILDDSEIDGETPAGLTESGRTRNLLEFAKAKFFANVDAETNGTHKNVIPSYPVVNEDLLSGETNASTNKMIKLWGIIIFLALTSLMMKYANTENISGSRALYSFS, encoded by the coding sequence ATGAGGGCCATCGGCGTTGGTATAGTCGCGTGTTTTTTTCTGATATGGGCCAACTTGACTAATGCTGGTAGCTCGCATACCAATAACTGGGCTGTGCTCGTATCCACATCACGGTTCTGGTTTAACTACCGGCATATGGCCAACGTGCTAAGCATGTACCGAACTGTGCGACGGCTAGGGATCCCGGACTCGCAGATCATCCTTATGCTGAGTGACGACGTGGCATGCAACTCCAGAAATCTCTTTCCTGGAGCGATCTTCAACAACGCAGATCGCGCGATAGACCTGTACGGACAGTCTGTGGAGGTGGACTACCGTGGCTACGAAGTGACCGTGGAGAATTTTGTGCGGTTGCTCACTGACCGCTGGGACGATGTGCAGCCCAAGTCGAAGCGGTTGTTGACGGACGAGAATTCGAACATCTTTATCTATATGACAGGGCACGGAGGAGAGGACTTCCTCAAGTTTCAGGACGCAGAAGAGATTTCGTCGTATGACCTTGCCAACGCGTTTGCCCAGATGCACGAGAAAAAGAGGTACAATGAGATTTTCTTTATGATTGATACCTGCCAGGCAAATACGATGTACTCGCGATTCTATTCTCCAAATGTACTAGCTGTGGGCTCGAGCGAATTGGACGAGAGCTCTTATTCTCACCACTCAGACGTGGAGATAGGTGTTGCAGTAATTGACAGGTTCACATACTACACCCTTGAATTCATGGAGCAGATCCAGAAGAACTCCACTCTAACGTTACAGAATCTATTTGACTACTACACATTTGATAAAGTTCACTCTCATGTCGGTGTGAGGAAAGATCTGTATACAAAAGATCCAGCAGACGTTTTAATCACCGATTTTTTCGGTAACATTCAAAATATAATTCTCGATGACAGTGAGATAGATGGTGAAACTCCAGCTGGACTTACGGAATCTGGCCGGACTCGCAATCTGCTAGAATTCGCAAAAGCGAAATTTTTTGCCAATGTAGACGCAGAGACTAATGGCACGCATAAAAACGTGATTCCAAGCTATCCAGTGGTAAATGAGGATTTACTAAGTGGGGAAACAAATGCATCCACAAACAAAATGATAAAATTGTGGGGCATTATCATCTTCCTGGCACTAACGTCATTAATGATGAAGTACGCCAACACTGAAAACATATCGGGTAGTCGAGCACTATATAGTTTCTCTTAG